The Campylobacter hyointestinalis subsp. hyointestinalis nucleotide sequence AATGTAAGTATTATCTCACTAAAAGTCATAAAGTTCCTTTGTCAATTTAAATTTACAATAGCTTAGGATTTGAAATTTTCTACTGCTTTATTCCACATAAGCTTATATTTTCTTTTTAAAAACTCAACTTCATCTTGAGCGATTTTTAGCTGATTTGTAAGAGTTTCTACCGTTTTTCTATCCTCATCATAAAGATCTTGCATAGAATAAAGCGCTTCTTTTAAAAATTTATTTTCATTTCGCAAAGCCTCAAGCGTTTCATCTTTGGCGTCTAAAACTTTTTCATGTAAATTTAAAATCGTTCCTATGGTTTTTTCAACGAAACTCTCTCCTGGTAAAGTAGGATTTAAGCTAAGAGTAACATCATTATTTGAACTAGGAACTATACTCATCGTTCCTTCGTTTGCCTCGATATAAACTTTATCGTTTTCATTTTTTGTCTTAAGAGCGCCTCTTTGTATCATATCATCTACAACATCACGATTTAAATGAACCAGCTTACAAAATTCATCGATTTCAAGATAGGTCTTCATTTTTATCCTTTTTTATCCAAGTAAAACTTCGATCTTTTTAGAGTCTTCTTCTAGTATTTTTGCTTGTTTTTCTCTATCTTCTAATAATTTAGAATTTAAGTTTTCATCATTTAAAGCTA carries:
- a CDS encoding DUF3972 domain-containing protein; the protein is MKTYLEIDEFCKLVHLNRDVVDDMIQRGALKTKNENDKVYIEANEGTMSIVPSSNNDVTLSLNPTLPGESFVEKTIGTILNLHEKVLDAKDETLEALRNENKFLKEALYSMQDLYDEDRKTVETLTNQLKIAQDEVEFLKRKYKLMWNKAVENFKS